The sequence below is a genomic window from Theobroma cacao cultivar B97-61/B2 chromosome 6, Criollo_cocoa_genome_V2, whole genome shotgun sequence.
AATAGATATAGCGTAGCCTTGTATTTACTGGATATTATGATTTCAATGCATTAAGAGTGAGGTGTTTGTGGCAATTCTCTGTGCAATACATGCACCTTTTTAAGACTTAAATTGAGCTTCAACTCACTAGTCTAAATTTTGCACATTCTAGAATGGACAATTTTGAAGCTGCTGGGTATGGTTAGATCATTACTTTGTAGCAATGATGACCTTTATTACTCCAgcccttttctttctcataATTTAGTAATGTCAGACGCATTCGATACCTTGAATGGACAATGGCATTTTGGTATGACTTtctaaaaattgagaaaaaataaagaaaattgaacattCTTACATTGAACATGAGCCAACACTGATGCTAAGTCTAGGCAACGTAGATTGACATTGAGAGTGGGCCGTGGATGCACCAGGtttccttttatattttacttCATGTTCCAAAATTACCCCTTAACTGACACTCAAAAATTATGTGCCAGATTGTTTTATGACCTTATGAGAGTTGGTGTCCTTTCTACATGGTCTTGACATTTGTTTTGCAAGATTTGATTCTTTCCATGGCCATTTATGACTATTCTAAATGCGGGTTATTGTGGACAAGGCCGCTTTAAAGCTGTTTAAGTATGGATCTTTCCTTTGGCAACCTTTTTTCCAATTTATGCTTTCTCTGGTTTCTTTTCATAAATGGCTTTTATTAGGATTGTCGTTTACATTAATTGGTGTGAACCACTAGGACCTATTTCTTTGCCCTGAAAGGGCTATAAAATGGGGTAAGAAACAATGCCTTCTTCCCCATCACAAGGTTTTCTTTAGCTAGCTAGTTTCGACCTCTTCTTGAAAGGAGCTGAATCGTGCATTCCTTTCTCAGTTTCTAccatgaatttccttttggCAAGAGAAGATGCAGAGAAGCATGCAGGCACTAAATCATGCTTCTATTGCAACAAAGTGTTCAACAACTATCGAGCTCTAGGTGGCCACCTTAGGATTCATCAGGAGGATAAGACATCAAGGACCTTGAATTATCCTGGTCGTTCCAGTAATTCCATGGACATTACTAGGAACCCTCCTGTACTCCTACCAAACAGCCAACAGAACTCCTCGGGAGGGGGGAACAACCCAACTCCATTCTCTAGAGCACCACCTGCATTTGACTTCTCTAGGATGTTCTACTCAAATGAAATAAACCAGGCAAGTAGGAGCAAATACACTGGCAGCAATCCTGGAGTTTCCCAAACTCAGTTTATCATGTCTCCAGACTTCTCATATGGCTGTGGTAGTGGTGCAACTTATCACAGTCTAGCTTCAAGAGCATTTGCTCCAGCTGGTGCCAATGCAGTCATGTCTCCTGCTGCATTTGCTTCATCTCGTAGTGTTGTAGCCGCTGGCTTTCCTATAGATTCTTCATTATATTTGGGCACAAATGGAGTCTGTCAGTTTAATACTGATGAATTTCGGATTAGCCGGGATGGTTTGCCACCATCCTCTGGAGATGCCTTGCAGAACGTTCAaggttataattttagtaagcTTCCAAATCACACATTTGCTATAACTAACCCTGACCATGGTTTTGGGTCATACCAGTTGCCCGGGTTCAATGAATCTATTGCTGTTTGTGCCTTTTCTCCAGGTCCTCATCCATGCTCAAGCGTGGATAAAGGTGGTCAATATGACGGGAGAAGTTTGTTGATGTGTGAAGAAGGTAAGAGGCCCTACTTAGCTGATGGATCAGGTGGTGCTGACGTAATGAATGCATCGAAAAAACCTAAGATTGCCCCCACTGAACATGTGGAACCCAAGAATCCTCAGAAGAAAGAGCTATCACTCTTCATGGATGTTGATGATTCAATTTCTGCATCGGAAACTTGTTGTGGTGCTGAGGAGGAAGGTCCAGTAGATGTAGATTTGTCTCTGCATCTTTAGACTTGTGTGTTTCTCtttacaataaataaatagtaatgaaggaaaaaaggaaTGGTCACTCTTGCCCTTCCCTCCCTCCCCTCTAAAAGGAAGATGTTGTTTCTTTGTACTGCTGAACTATGTACAAGTTGCAGTTtggttatattttataaagtaaTTTATTAGGAATTTTCTTGTGGATTGTGGAGTTTGAttaatctttttcttgcttagtgaggatttgagtttgaaaacttgTAACCATGTTCTTATGATTGGTTTTTATAGAAACATGTTAACATGAGGTAGAGGAAACAACTGGAACTGGTAAAGGAGTTTGATTAATCGTTTCCTTCCTTAACaaggatttgaatttgaaaacttGTAACTATGTTCTTATGATTGGTTTTTATAGAAACATGTAGACATGAGGGAGAAGAAACAATTGGAACTGGAAAAGCAAGATTTGTTTTATACTTTAGCTCTGAATGCTGATGCAAGGGAACAGGGCTTAGGTTGAAGTTTAATATTTAGCATTATCACCTACAGTTATTGTCTCATATGTGTGGAGCAGTTTATATTCTTCCTATTAActctattatttattttagttagaGTGCTTATCAGCACTACTGCAACTGTTCTAGAGTAGTCATTAGATTTAGAGCAATGGCTTATGGATTGCAATCTTTCTCTGTTCTTGGAGAATGCTTCTCTCCAGAGTGATTGGAAATAATTAGATAGAGATGCGGATGTCTTTATGATAATTTTCTTGGTATAACTTGTTTGATGCTACTTAGCTTGGCCTCAAATGTAAATACAAAATGTCATATGGTGTGATGTAGTGAAGGTGTGCTGCATCATCTCAGCAGTAAACCAAAGCTGAACTTTCAAGCGCACTGCTGTGAGGTCGCCTGCAATCCCTGCTTGTAATTTAGTGCTGAAATCAAATTCTCACAATCAGATCTTTCAGTAGAAATTAGACAAGGTGAGACGGTagcgattttttttttaatcactTTTGACAGATTTGGCCTAAAGATTTGAATCATAAGTGAAAGGGATTAATTTGTATAGATATTATTGGTTGTCCAAGCAAGTTTCATGATCCCTTGGGTGCTTTTGGTGAGCAGCTGCTGCTTGAGAATGAAGTTGGTTTTGTTCTCAACTTTTCTATTTACCCTTagattttctcttcaattgcTGTTACTATCGTTTATGATCATTTTAGTGTCATCATATCAATATCTATACATAGACTAGTACCtatcatcattttctaaatttttttcaaagatttaGCTTAGGgtgatgataatgatgactTCAGAAGCTTTCAATGAACTGGTGCAAATTTCATGAAGAGAAGTGATCTCTCCAGAATTTAGTTTATGTTTGAGTTTGGCTTATATTTTGGCTTGCATCATCCTTTTCTTATTTGTAGACATAGGTGGTGAACTTCCATTCcattttgtgaatttttgtTATATGATATAACATTAAACTATTCATGAATCCCAATTAGGTATGATTTTGAGCAATCATTTTGACTTTATTGTTCTTCCCCTTTTGGAGaagatttcttttttcattttgatataaaaaaaagaaaaaaagagaaaaaaatggaaaaaggaaaattcccacattgaagaaaaaggtaTGCATTGAATTGAAAATTCCAGTAACGGTAGGACAATGTTATGCCTCATAAATGCAGAAGGAGGTTGGGCTTATATGAGCCTCAAAGAGTCAAGATGCATGACTTCAACCAAGAGTTTTTTCCAACCTTCCATGCTACCAACCCCTGTGAAAATTAGATCAAAATTAAGATAtagaaatgtaaaaaattttgaggaaaaaaaatagcaaTTTGAATAATCCGAatgtgagataaaaataacattttcattttaaaattttttattatttacatttcCTTAAGTAATATTAGTTGGCAAAATGAAGTAAGGTTGAAAAGGATGGTTAGGTGGCTGTAAGTATTTGAACCTTATCTTTAGGAAATGTGGAAAGCGGAACCTCTTTCCT
It includes:
- the LOC18596489 gene encoding uncharacterized protein LOC18596489 isoform X2, with amino-acid sequence MNFLLAREDAEKHAGTKSCFYCNKVFNNYRALGGHLRIHQEDKTSRTLNYPGRSSNSMDITRNPPVLLPNSQQNSSGGGNNPTPFSRAPPAFDFSRMFYSNEINQASRSKYTGSNPGVSQTQFIMSPDFSYGCGSGATYHSLASRAFAPAGANAVMSPAAFASSRSVVAAGFPIDSSLYLGTNGVCQFNTDEFRISRDGLPPSSGDALQNVQGPHPCSSVDKGGQYDGRSLLMCEEGKRPYLADGSGGADVMNASKKPKIAPTEHVEPKNPQKKELSLFMDVDDSISASETCCGAEEEGPVDVDLSLHL
- the LOC18596489 gene encoding uncharacterized protein LOC18596489 isoform X1, which produces MNFLLAREDAEKHAGTKSCFYCNKVFNNYRALGGHLRIHQEDKTSRTLNYPGRSSNSMDITRNPPVLLPNSQQNSSGGGNNPTPFSRAPPAFDFSRMFYSNEINQASRSKYTGSNPGVSQTQFIMSPDFSYGCGSGATYHSLASRAFAPAGANAVMSPAAFASSRSVVAAGFPIDSSLYLGTNGVCQFNTDEFRISRDGLPPSSGDALQNVQGYNFSPHPCSSVDKGGQYDGRSLLMCEEGKRPYLADGSGGADVMNASKKPKIAPTEHVEPKNPQKKELSLFMDVDDSISASETCCGAEEEGPVDVDLSLHL